A single region of the Drosophila miranda strain MSH22 chromosome 2, D.miranda_PacBio2.1, whole genome shotgun sequence genome encodes:
- the LOC108153908 gene encoding cholesterol 7-desaturase isoform X1 yields MEQISVCSMFLKTQVIYLVKCLDPKSILYVCIIVLVTLWFYWLFFVPFVWKKYLDNVSYFKVSLTEGFCRNDQKRDAINRIRKAKKNSSNEMPPPFPNGWYGILESSKLQPGDAKFIACLGEKLVVYRTHEHNVFILDAYCPHLGANLGIGGRVVGDNIECPFHQWSFRGEDGGCNNIPYSTSIPRGTNVKKWISQEVNDFIFIWYHAESSEPWELPVPMEAQKKNVYHGRNEFYINCHIQEIPENGADMAHFAAIHNESFLSGSLAPRISVLSRFGCHKWNASWFPTTGKDKHIAEIALTHSLKIIGKVNCFQMKVSGKQIGPSYVYLTMNSSTFGQIQILQTITPIEPLLQKVVHRFYGPRWLGPLLKVFIYGESIMFERDINMWNHKVFRRNPILAKEDTSIKQFRVWYSQFYTSNSKQFSDVGNVDW; encoded by the exons ATGGAGCAGATATCAGTCTGTTCTATGTTTTTGAAAACACAAGTAATCTATCTTGTAAAATGCTTGGACCCAAAAAGTATACTATATGTTTGCATAATTGTTTTAGTAACTCTATGGTTTTACTGGTTGTTTTTTGTACCTTTTGTGTGGAAAAAG TATTTGGACAATGTAAGTTACTTCAAAGTGTCCCTAACAGAAGGTTTCTGTCGTAATGATCAAAAGCGCGATGCAATAAACCGCATACGAAAAGCGAAAAAAAACAGTTCAAATGAAATGCCGCCACCATTTCCAAACGGTTGGTATGGTATTCTAGAATCATCGAAACTCCAACCCGGTGACGCAAAGTTTATAGCATGTTTGGGAGAGAAACTTGTCGTCTATCGCACACATGAGCATAACGTTTTCATTTTGGATGCATATTGTCCGCATTTAGGAGCCAACTTAGGCATTGGTGGGCGAGTTGTTGGCGATAACATTGAATGCCCATTTCACCAATGGAGTTTTCGGGGTGAAGACGGGGGATGCAATAATATTCCATATAGCACTTCGA TTCCTCGAGGTACCAATGTTAAAAAATGGATTTCGCAGGAAGTTAAtgattttatatttatttggtACCATGCTGAGTCTTCGGAGCCTTGGGAGCTTCCTGTACCTATGGAAGCTCAGAAAAAAAATGTTTACCATGGGCGAAATGAATTTTACATCAATTGTCATATTCAGGAGATACCAGAAAACGGCGCTGATATGGCGCACTTTGCCGCTATTCACAATGAAAGCTTTCTTTCTGGTAGCTTGGCACCCAGAATTAGTGTTCTGAGCCGGTTTGGATGTCATAAATGGAATGCAAG TTGGTTTCCAACAACAGGAAAAGATAAGCatattgctgaaatagctcTCACTCACTCCCTAAAAATAATTGGAAAGGTTAATTGTTTTCAGATGAAAGTCTCCGGGAAACAG ATCGGACCGTCCTACGTTTACCTAACAATGAATTCATCCACCTTTGGACAAATCCAAATCTTGCAAACGATAACACCAATTGAGCCTTTACTGCAAAAAGTGGTCCATCGATTTTATGGACCACGTTGGCTAGGTCCCCTATTGAAAGTATTTATTTACGGAGAAAGTATAATG tTTGAACGCGATATTAATATGTGGAATCATAAAGTTTTTCGCCGAAATCCgatactagctaaggaagacACTTCTATTAAGCAATTTCGAGTTTGGTATTCACAATTCTATACATCCAATAGCAAACAATTCTCAGACGTGGGCAACGTAGATTGGTAA
- the LOC108156729 gene encoding vacuolar protein-sorting-associated protein 11 homolog: MNTTVLEWKKVNFFDIVGLPYVKFPNIEEITCHCFNLTKSDAGESNNTLVLCDKNGQLHVYFPNWECISFKSQHCQRHIRQCALTSNNLLATVTQDATFVVHIDIYDLKKLTKKQGAPLIASATINTTSPTTCINAVIEDKILILALGFENGDILLHYGKMNRFILTNSRRHSISAHAINGIHFDIRRQSTDKQTTYMFVTCFDGVFCFTIKEKGAIDQKYILDNNKHAYNHCCTMRKASNAELDDSMLVVGREDAIYCYTRDGRGPCYAIEGEKKCLDWVGHYLIVVVQSPKSFFSDKTKVTLIVVDTENKIIVFSKQLEDFLFTISENEVCYIITNTEDRDNSCTNIFKLQQYNTNTKIRLLIEQSMYNIALQLLSREALVSSYDTACVRFQYGNHLVLKGDISRAVIEYTKTIGFIKPYDVISKLLFSRYTEYLKEYVYELLKSNHSKNKHLKLFKLLDEKKCNPKNDFNPGNNVFFNTTGNVYLDTLLDKPSSNLNSANGTQSKSFEGNEILHFHLEYGPESLMKNPETYLKIVKSVIIGNTTKNILCFFSILSEYNEFCANLLSEIIGSYPTCDEQLYDYLLILYLGLWRDKKITTGFVLDFLNNGRLRLEKVLIICRLYIFLNGIKQFHKNLNNADIVTDGGSDKCVHSLIKSYPDLNYVFELKTSSLLMILNSGFRNNSIHALQLKPFIRERIVQNILDSRNELQTIENLNKKIKKADFTLSLYTNNPIEFRNSSCDICRQSLNMQSVYFLCQHSFHKQCLIYNKLRRGEEAICVACSGEINYSPDQNVYLESTDTITVISKVISMGIVEIATNSGFSRNITPIKEPYEIKSTTSRNPFSLNVNISEGIS; this comes from the coding sequence ATGAATACTACAGTTTTAGAATGGAAAAAAGTCAACTTTTTTGATATTGTTGGATTGCCTTATGTAAAATTCCCGAATATTGAGGAAATTACGTGTCACTGTTTCAATCTGACCAAATCTGATGCTGGTGAAAGTAATAATACTCTAGTGCTCTGTGACAAAAATGGACAACTACATGTTTATTTTCCTAACTGGGAGTGCATATCCTTTAAAAGTCAACATTGCCAGCGCCACATCAGGCAATGTGCACTGACGTCTAATAATTTACTAGCAACTGTCACACAAGATGCAACATTTGTAGTACACATAGATATATACGATTTAAAAAAGTTGACAAAAAAACAAGGAGCTCCACTGATTGCATCCGCAACTATTAATACAACAAGTCCTACCACATGCATCAATGCAGTCATTGAGGATAAAATACTGATATTAGCCTTAGGCTTTGAGAATGGGGACATTCTGTTGCATTATGGAAAAATGAACAGATTTATTTTGACAAATAGTCGCCGCCACTCAATATCTGCACACGCAATTAATGGAATACATTTCGACATCAGACGTCAAAGCACGGATAAACAAACTACATATATGTTTGTGACATGTTTTGATGGCGTGTTTTGCTTTACAATCAAAGAAAAAGGCGCCAttgatcaaaaatatatactgGATAATAATAAACATGCTTACAATCATTGTTGTACGATGCGCAAAGCAAGTAATGCAGAATTAGATGATTCTATGTTAGTAGTAGGGCGAGAAGATGCTATATACTGCTACACTCGTGACGGAAGGGGCCCTTGCTATGCCATTGAAGGGGAAAAAAAATGTTTGGATTGGGTAGGCCATTATCTCATCGTTGTAGTCCAAAGTCCAAAAAGTTTTTTTTCGGATAAGACGAAGGTGACTCTAATTGTAGTGGATACTGAAAACAAAATTATTGTTTTTTCTAAACAACTTGAAGATTTTCTTTTTACTATCAGCGAAAACGAAGTATGTTACATTATCACTAATACTGAAGATAGGGATAACTCTTGTACAAACATATTCAAATTACAGCAGTACAATACGAATACAAAAATTCGACTTCTAATTGAACAAAGTATGTACAATATTGCTCTGCAATTGTTATCAAGAGAAGCCCTTGTTTCTTCATATGATACTGCTTGCGTGCGGTTTCAATACGGAAATCATTTAGTACTTAAGGGCGACATAAGTAGAGCAGTCATAGAATATACTAAAACAATTGGCTTTATTAAACCCTATGATGTGATTTCCAAACTACTGTTTTCCAGGTACACTGAATATCTAAAAGAATATGTATATGAACTTTTAAAAAGTAATCATTCTAAAAACAAGCACCTAAAACTTTTTAAATTACTTGATGAGAAAAAGTGTAACCCGAAGAATGATTTCAATCCTGGCAATAATGTTTTTTTCAATACCACGGGTAATGTTTATCTGGATACGCTTTTAGATAAACCAAGCAGTAATTTAAATTCTGCAAATGGAACTCAATCCAAAAGTTTTGAAGGCAATGAAATTTTACATTTCCATTTAGAATATGGACCAGAATCACTAATGAAAAACCCAGAAACTTATTTAAAGATTGTCAAATCGGTAATTATTGGAAACACGACAAAAAAcattctttgttttttttccattttgtcGGAATATAACGAGTTTTGCGCCAACTTATTATCAGAAATAATTGGGAGTTACCCCACATGTGATGAGCAATTATATGATTATTTACTAATTCTGTATCTTGGACTTTGGCGTGATAAAAAAATAACCACCGGTTTTGTTTTAGATTTTTTGAATAATGGTCGCCTACGTCTTGAAAAAGTTTTAATTATATGTCGACTCTATATATTTTTGAATGGGATTAAACAATTTCATAAAAATCTGAATAACGCAGATATAGTAACCGATGGAGGATCGGACAAATGCGTACACAGTCTTATTAAGAGTTATCCAGATCTTAATTACGTCTTTGAACTGAAGACAAGCTCATTATTAATGATTTTAAATAGTGGATTCCGAAATAATTCGATACATGCATTGCAACTTAAACCTTTTATTAGGGAAAGGATAGTCCAAAATATTTTGGACTCAAGAAACGAATTGCAAACTAttgaaaatttaaataaaaaaattaaaaaagcaGATTTTACGCTTTCTCTTTATACAAATAATCCAATAGAATTTCGCAATAGTTCATGTGATATCTGTCGCCAATCGCTAAATATGCAATCTGTCTATTTCCTTTGTCAACATTCTTTCCATAAACAATGTCTTATCTACAATAAGTTGAGACGTGGGGAAGAAGCAATATGTGTTGCTTGCAGTGGCGAAATTAATTACTCTCCCGACCAAAATGTTTATTTAGAGTCAACAGACACCATTACAGTGATTTCAAAGGTAATTTCTATGGGGATTGTAGAAATAGCAACCAATAGCGGATTCTCCAGAAATATTACTCCAATAAAAGAGCCCTATGAAATCAAAAGTACAACCTCGAGAAATCCCTTTAGTTTAAATGTTAATATTTCCGAAGGCATATCTTAG
- the LOC108157109 gene encoding NADH dehydrogenase [ubiquinone] 1 beta subcomplex subunit 2, mitochondrial-like, whose protein sequence is MNIVRNFMSYRLAVGYYARNALGNQILKRGSHVVSYRSAPPEHSKATKIGAVVVGGAMWWWVIWHLWHEPDHITGEFDYPNPSKWTNSDLGIPRDDA, encoded by the exons ATGAATATTGTTCGAAATTTTATGTCCTACCGTCTCGCTGTTGGTTATTATGCGCGCAATGCTCTGGgcaatcaaatattaaaaagaGGTAGTCATGT TGTGTCGTACCGAAGTGCTCCTCCGGAGCATTCAAAGGCAACTAAAATCGGAGCTGTAGTCGTTGGTGGAGCAATGTGGTGGTGGGTAATATGGCACTTATGGCATGAACCCGATCACATAACG GGAGAATTCGACTACCCTAACCCATCAAAATGGACAAATTCAGATTTGGGTATTCCAAGAGATGATGCATAA
- the LOC108153908 gene encoding cholesterol 7-desaturase isoform X4: MEQISVCSMFLKTQVIYLVKCLDPKSILYVCIIVLVTLWFYWLFFVPFVWKKYLDNVSYFKVSLTEGFCRNDQKRDAINRIRKAKKNSSNEMPPPFPNGWYGILESSKLQPGDAKFIACLGEKLVVYRTHEHNVFILDAYCPHLGANLGIGGRVVGDNIECPFHQWSFRGEDGGCNNIPYSTSIPRGTNVKKWISQEVNDFIFIWYHAESSEPWELPVPMEAQKKNVYHGRNEFYINCHIQEIPENGADMAHFAAIHNESFLSGSLAPRISVLSRFGCHKWNARSDRPTFT; encoded by the exons ATGGAGCAGATATCAGTCTGTTCTATGTTTTTGAAAACACAAGTAATCTATCTTGTAAAATGCTTGGACCCAAAAAGTATACTATATGTTTGCATAATTGTTTTAGTAACTCTATGGTTTTACTGGTTGTTTTTTGTACCTTTTGTGTGGAAAAAG TATTTGGACAATGTAAGTTACTTCAAAGTGTCCCTAACAGAAGGTTTCTGTCGTAATGATCAAAAGCGCGATGCAATAAACCGCATACGAAAAGCGAAAAAAAACAGTTCAAATGAAATGCCGCCACCATTTCCAAACGGTTGGTATGGTATTCTAGAATCATCGAAACTCCAACCCGGTGACGCAAAGTTTATAGCATGTTTGGGAGAGAAACTTGTCGTCTATCGCACACATGAGCATAACGTTTTCATTTTGGATGCATATTGTCCGCATTTAGGAGCCAACTTAGGCATTGGTGGGCGAGTTGTTGGCGATAACATTGAATGCCCATTTCACCAATGGAGTTTTCGGGGTGAAGACGGGGGATGCAATAATATTCCATATAGCACTTCGA TTCCTCGAGGTACCAATGTTAAAAAATGGATTTCGCAGGAAGTTAAtgattttatatttatttggtACCATGCTGAGTCTTCGGAGCCTTGGGAGCTTCCTGTACCTATGGAAGCTCAGAAAAAAAATGTTTACCATGGGCGAAATGAATTTTACATCAATTGTCATATTCAGGAGATACCAGAAAACGGCGCTGATATGGCGCACTTTGCCGCTATTCACAATGAAAGCTTTCTTTCTGGTAGCTTGGCACCCAGAATTAGTGTTCTGAGCCGGTTTGGATGTCATAAATGGAATGCAAG ATCGGACCGTCCTACGTTTACCTAA
- the LOC108153908 gene encoding cholesterol 7-desaturase isoform X2 — translation MYLDNVSYFKVSLTEGFCRNDQKRDAINRIRKAKKNSSNEMPPPFPNGWYGILESSKLQPGDAKFIACLGEKLVVYRTHEHNVFILDAYCPHLGANLGIGGRVVGDNIECPFHQWSFRGEDGGCNNIPYSTSIPRGTNVKKWISQEVNDFIFIWYHAESSEPWELPVPMEAQKKNVYHGRNEFYINCHIQEIPENGADMAHFAAIHNESFLSGSLAPRISVLSRFGCHKWNASWFPTTGKDKHIAEIALTHSLKIIGKVNCFQMKVSGKQIGPSYVYLTMNSSTFGQIQILQTITPIEPLLQKVVHRFYGPRWLGPLLKVFIYGESIMFERDINMWNHKVFRRNPILAKEDTSIKQFRVWYSQFYTSNSKQFSDVGNVDW, via the exons ATG TATTTGGACAATGTAAGTTACTTCAAAGTGTCCCTAACAGAAGGTTTCTGTCGTAATGATCAAAAGCGCGATGCAATAAACCGCATACGAAAAGCGAAAAAAAACAGTTCAAATGAAATGCCGCCACCATTTCCAAACGGTTGGTATGGTATTCTAGAATCATCGAAACTCCAACCCGGTGACGCAAAGTTTATAGCATGTTTGGGAGAGAAACTTGTCGTCTATCGCACACATGAGCATAACGTTTTCATTTTGGATGCATATTGTCCGCATTTAGGAGCCAACTTAGGCATTGGTGGGCGAGTTGTTGGCGATAACATTGAATGCCCATTTCACCAATGGAGTTTTCGGGGTGAAGACGGGGGATGCAATAATATTCCATATAGCACTTCGA TTCCTCGAGGTACCAATGTTAAAAAATGGATTTCGCAGGAAGTTAAtgattttatatttatttggtACCATGCTGAGTCTTCGGAGCCTTGGGAGCTTCCTGTACCTATGGAAGCTCAGAAAAAAAATGTTTACCATGGGCGAAATGAATTTTACATCAATTGTCATATTCAGGAGATACCAGAAAACGGCGCTGATATGGCGCACTTTGCCGCTATTCACAATGAAAGCTTTCTTTCTGGTAGCTTGGCACCCAGAATTAGTGTTCTGAGCCGGTTTGGATGTCATAAATGGAATGCAAG TTGGTTTCCAACAACAGGAAAAGATAAGCatattgctgaaatagctcTCACTCACTCCCTAAAAATAATTGGAAAGGTTAATTGTTTTCAGATGAAAGTCTCCGGGAAACAG ATCGGACCGTCCTACGTTTACCTAACAATGAATTCATCCACCTTTGGACAAATCCAAATCTTGCAAACGATAACACCAATTGAGCCTTTACTGCAAAAAGTGGTCCATCGATTTTATGGACCACGTTGGCTAGGTCCCCTATTGAAAGTATTTATTTACGGAGAAAGTATAATG tTTGAACGCGATATTAATATGTGGAATCATAAAGTTTTTCGCCGAAATCCgatactagctaaggaagacACTTCTATTAAGCAATTTCGAGTTTGGTATTCACAATTCTATACATCCAATAGCAAACAATTCTCAGACGTGGGCAACGTAGATTGGTAA
- the LOC108157108 gene encoding uncharacterized protein LOC108157108, whose product MSEGTLHCVTTRPANQPTLRLSTANWPIPLNIQLADPSFHKSQWIYLLIGAGLFFELLCVGQIQLAPGLPWLQKTHLGWILSGGGHSAPNSSSLIATQSSDDTNRSTRLDGLVRQFWEVEHIFEPIARATKEELQSEEHFVNHHTRLPPLRLPMKRRLESLGDSYLQAKQRLGKLGAQVRA is encoded by the exons ATGAGCGAGG GCACATTGCATTGCGTAACTACACGACCTGCTAATCAGCCAACTTTGCGTCTCAGCACTGCTAATTGGCCTATACCTTTGAATATCCAGCTTGCTGACCCTTCGTTCCATAAGTCGCAGTGGATTTATCTGCTCATCGGAGCAGGACTTTTCTTTGAGTTGCTGTGTGTGGGACAAATTCAGCTGGCGCCTGGATTACCTTGGCTGCAGAAGACACATCTCGGATGGATTCTATCTGGTGGCGGGCACTCGGCCCCCAACTCCTCGTCGCTTATCGCAACCCAATCTTCGGATGACACCAATCGCAGCACTCGGCTCGATGGCTTGGTTCGTCAATTTTGGGAAGTGGAGCACATCTTTGAGCCAATCGCTAGGGCAACAAAGGAGGAACTTCAAAGCGAGGAACACTTCGTCAACCATCACACTCGCTTACCCCCACTTCGCTTGCCTATGAAGCGAAGGTTAGAGTCCTTGGGAGATTCCTATTTGCAAGCAAAGCAGCGCTTGGGAAAACTTGGAGCGCAAGTTCGTGCGTAA
- the LOC108153908 gene encoding cholesterol 7-desaturase isoform X3 → MPPPFPNGWYGILESSKLQPGDAKFIACLGEKLVVYRTHEHNVFILDAYCPHLGANLGIGGRVVGDNIECPFHQWSFRGEDGGCNNIPYSTSIPRGTNVKKWISQEVNDFIFIWYHAESSEPWELPVPMEAQKKNVYHGRNEFYINCHIQEIPENGADMAHFAAIHNESFLSGSLAPRISVLSRFGCHKWNASWFPTTGKDKHIAEIALTHSLKIIGKVNCFQMKVSGKQIGPSYVYLTMNSSTFGQIQILQTITPIEPLLQKVVHRFYGPRWLGPLLKVFIYGESIMFERDINMWNHKVFRRNPILAKEDTSIKQFRVWYSQFYTSNSKQFSDVGNVDW, encoded by the exons ATGCCGCCACCATTTCCAAACGGTTGGTATGGTATTCTAGAATCATCGAAACTCCAACCCGGTGACGCAAAGTTTATAGCATGTTTGGGAGAGAAACTTGTCGTCTATCGCACACATGAGCATAACGTTTTCATTTTGGATGCATATTGTCCGCATTTAGGAGCCAACTTAGGCATTGGTGGGCGAGTTGTTGGCGATAACATTGAATGCCCATTTCACCAATGGAGTTTTCGGGGTGAAGACGGGGGATGCAATAATATTCCATATAGCACTTCGA TTCCTCGAGGTACCAATGTTAAAAAATGGATTTCGCAGGAAGTTAAtgattttatatttatttggtACCATGCTGAGTCTTCGGAGCCTTGGGAGCTTCCTGTACCTATGGAAGCTCAGAAAAAAAATGTTTACCATGGGCGAAATGAATTTTACATCAATTGTCATATTCAGGAGATACCAGAAAACGGCGCTGATATGGCGCACTTTGCCGCTATTCACAATGAAAGCTTTCTTTCTGGTAGCTTGGCACCCAGAATTAGTGTTCTGAGCCGGTTTGGATGTCATAAATGGAATGCAAG TTGGTTTCCAACAACAGGAAAAGATAAGCatattgctgaaatagctcTCACTCACTCCCTAAAAATAATTGGAAAGGTTAATTGTTTTCAGATGAAAGTCTCCGGGAAACAG ATCGGACCGTCCTACGTTTACCTAACAATGAATTCATCCACCTTTGGACAAATCCAAATCTTGCAAACGATAACACCAATTGAGCCTTTACTGCAAAAAGTGGTCCATCGATTTTATGGACCACGTTGGCTAGGTCCCCTATTGAAAGTATTTATTTACGGAGAAAGTATAATG tTTGAACGCGATATTAATATGTGGAATCATAAAGTTTTTCGCCGAAATCCgatactagctaaggaagacACTTCTATTAAGCAATTTCGAGTTTGGTATTCACAATTCTATACATCCAATAGCAAACAATTCTCAGACGTGGGCAACGTAGATTGGTAA
- the LOC108153908 gene encoding cholesterol 7-desaturase isoform X5 — MECKIGPSYVYLTMNSSTFGQIQILQTITPIEPLLQKVVHRFYGPRWLGPLLKVFIYGESIMFERDINMWNHKVFRRNPILAKEDTSIKQFRVWYSQFYTSNSKQFSDVGNVDW, encoded by the exons ATGGAATGCAAG ATCGGACCGTCCTACGTTTACCTAACAATGAATTCATCCACCTTTGGACAAATCCAAATCTTGCAAACGATAACACCAATTGAGCCTTTACTGCAAAAAGTGGTCCATCGATTTTATGGACCACGTTGGCTAGGTCCCCTATTGAAAGTATTTATTTACGGAGAAAGTATAATG tTTGAACGCGATATTAATATGTGGAATCATAAAGTTTTTCGCCGAAATCCgatactagctaaggaagacACTTCTATTAAGCAATTTCGAGTTTGGTATTCACAATTCTATACATCCAATAGCAAACAATTCTCAGACGTGGGCAACGTAGATTGGTAA